The Primulina huaijiensis isolate GDHJ02 chromosome 12, ASM1229523v2, whole genome shotgun sequence genome has a window encoding:
- the LOC140989158 gene encoding uncharacterized protein → MYAESGRMFPSILNFPQQFDEFGCSHRPNASWGMPCSLIQTPTISDYYLGGAGDLFKAPEPVIEAPSMSLDPMNVTVSMISVVDDSITPQPFVVADNESSIENGQLLDKVFYECERDLLAKEAIEAPLSEIPNIVNIPIMESEAKVIADEELIAGNLLQESSSSSCVRLMESVHEAPPRLNFFDPPVIDFDAACGIRRTFSEGDVKTIGNDKVTFLHSPLGLVKTCVSDARKKQLSRYWNKKSKRNFDRKIKYACRKALADGQPRIRGRFAKPEEIESLKKQ, encoded by the exons ATGTATGCTGAATCTGGCCGGATGTTCCCATCAATACTAAACTTCCCCCAGCAGTTTGATGAGTTCGGGTGCTCTCACAGGCCAAATGCTTCATGG GGAATGCCATGTAGCCTCATCCAAACACCCACTATATCAGATTACTACCTTGGGGGAGCAGGAGATCTCTTCAAGGCTCCTGAACCAGTAATTGAAGCTCCATCGATGAGCCTTGATCCAATGAATGTTACCGTTTCAATGATTTCTGTTGTGGATGATTCCATCACCCCTCAACCTTTTGTGGTCGCTGATAATGAATCATCAATAGAGAATGGGCAACTCCTCGATAAAGTTTTCTATGAATGTGAAAGGGATCTTTTGGCAAAAGAAGCAATTGAAGCACCCTTGTCTGAAATCCCCAATATCGTTAATATTCCTATCATGGAGAGCGAAGCAAAGGTGATTGCTGATGAAGAGTTGATTGCAGGAAATCTGTTGCAGGAGAGTTCTAGTTCGAGTTGTGTAAGGTTGATGGAGTCTGTGCATGAGGCTCCACCGAGGCTGAATTTTTTTGATCCTCCTGTTATTGACTTTGACGCGGCTTGTGGGATCCGAAGAACTTTTAGTGAAGGAGACGTCAAG ACGATTGGCAATGATAAAGTGACCTTTCTGCACTCCCCATTGGGGTTAGTGAAAACTTGTGTTTCTGACGCTCGCAAGAAACAGCTGTCCAGGTACTGGAATAAGAAATCTAAGAGAAATTTCGACAGGAAAATCAAG TATGCTTGCAGGAAAGCACTGGCTGACGGCCAACCAAGAATTCGTGGACGGTTTGCTAAACCTGAAGAGatcgagagtttgaagaagcaATGA